Within the Arthrobacter sp. V1I7 genome, the region GGAGCTCATCGCCGACACGAAGGGGTCCTGCGACACGAAGTACTGCGCGTTGAACACGAGTGCCGCGGCGGTGGTGAACAGGAAGAAGTCGTACCACTCCAGTGCCGTTCCGACGAGCGCCGCGAGGGCGACTTTCTTGGCCACGCTCTCATCGACGACCCCGGAAGTCTGCGGGGTGGCGATGGTGGTGGCGTTGCTTGCGCTTCTTGCCATGATTGCTCCAAAGAATGTGACTGGACTTGACTGCAGCCAACCGCGTCAATCCGTGACGGCGGCGCATCGTTCGACGGTTGTGATTGGCCTCACCCCGCGCTTCGCTCCATTCTGCCAGTAGCTTTTCCCAAAAAAACTAGCGGTGCGCCACGCATCTCCGGCCCTAGAATGTGGGAATGCACAATTTTGAATCGCCAGGCGACGAAGTCCGTTGGAGTGAACTGGTGGACCAGCTGGAGGGGCGGCTGGACGCCCTCGCCCTGGCGTTCACTGCCCGGGTCCGGCAAATCCCGGAGTATGGGGAAAGCCAGGTGACTGTCCCGGAGATTCGGAACACGGCGAGGGAAACGTTCCGCCTCCTTATCCACGGCCTTCGGCGTGTTCAGGCTGCCAACGGACGGGACGGGCTGCTCGCCTTCGCTTCGGACCTCGGTTCCAAGCGCGCGCGGTCCGGGATTCCGCCGGAGTCCCTGACATCGGCCGTGCGACTGGACTTCAGCATCCTGTGGGCCGACCTCCTCGACATCGCCGCCCCGGAGGACGCAGCCCTGCTGGCTTCACGGGTGGACCAGGTCTGGCGGGTAGTCGACGAATTCGCCACCCGGACCCACATGAGCTACCTGACCGAGCGCGTTCGCATGGCCCAGGAGGAATCCAGCATCCAGCAGGAATTCATCGCGCGGCTGTTCAACCAAAGCACGCCCTCCGCCGAAACTTCCGCCCAGGTTGGCTCAGCCTTGGGCATTGGGGCTGATTCGCGGTGTGGCCTCGTGGCTGCAAGCGGTGAACCGGGAGCCCGGCTTCGAGCGGCCGCAACGAACTTAGGTTCCGGCCAGCGCCGCCACAGGCTGTTCCTGCACGAATCCGGCGGAAACACCTATCTGTTTTGGCAGCTTCCCCAGCGCAAAGCCCGGGACGTGCGCATGGCCGGGCAGCAATTGCCCGCAAACCTGGCCGACATTCCCTGCGGCTACGTTCCGGAGGTCCACGGCCTCCGTGGCC harbors:
- a CDS encoding CdaR family transcriptional regulator, which gives rise to MHNFESPGDEVRWSELVDQLEGRLDALALAFTARVRQIPEYGESQVTVPEIRNTARETFRLLIHGLRRVQAANGRDGLLAFASDLGSKRARSGIPPESLTSAVRLDFSILWADLLDIAAPEDAALLASRVDQVWRVVDEFATRTHMSYLTERVRMAQEESSIQQEFIARLFNQSTPSAETSAQVGSALGIGADSRCGLVAASGEPGARLRAAATNLGSGQRRHRLFLHESGGNTYLFWQLPQRKARDVRMAGQQLPANLADIPCGYVPEVHGLRGLPSAARTAESLAALLRPGDAGPLSPDAAWPRLAQQNLQDAGLDLAAQLDEALAECRGGERERLMETVQHFLSTGNITATAEQLFCHRNTILNRLNRFHELTGIDLTVPAQAARLVVAWA